The following coding sequences are from one Salvia hispanica cultivar TCC Black 2014 chromosome 3, UniMelb_Shisp_WGS_1.0, whole genome shotgun sequence window:
- the LOC125216612 gene encoding mitochondrial carrier protein MTM1 isoform X1, which yields MTKELEPWTAEQSSRIPEFNKDVSLMSGGMVIIDRVEASKNTPSSNGDVSAGRNLGFSERAFSAAGAAFLSAILVNPLDVAKTRLQAQAAGVAYSHPLSNLTTRMTYFGPHTVCKMFADLRCSPSCARAGVHGTVSICPPDCFHYKGTVDVFYKIVRQEGLSALWRGTNAGLALAIPTVGIYLPCYDIFHNKLEEFTAQKAPGLTPYAPLVAGALARSLACASCYPIELARTRMQAFKHLHVDQRPPGVFKTLVDLISQVKSTSSFNNSLQNYRFLWTGMGAQLARDVPFSAICWSTLEPVRRRLLGVIGDEASAVSIFASNFSAGFVAGTLAAAATCPLDVAKTRRQIEQDPTRALRMTTRHTLVEIWRDGRMKGLFAGVGPRVGRAGPSVGIVVSFYEVVKYMLNRQYATS from the exons ATGACAAAAGAGCTGGAGCCATGGACGGCTGAGCAGTCCTCAAGGATTCCTGAATTTAACAAGGACGTGTCGCTGATGTCAGGAGGAATGGTCATAATTGATAGAGTTGAGGCATCCAAAAACACCCCGAGCAGCAATGGGGATGTGTCTGCGGGTAGAAACTTGGGGTTTTCGGAGCGCGCTTTCTCCGCGGCTGGTGCAGCATTTCTGTCCGCCATTCTGGTCAACCCACTTGATGTGGCTAAG ACAAGATTGCAGGCACAAGCTGCTGGAGTCGCCTATTCCCATCCATTAAGTAATCTTACCACTCGCATGACGTATTTTGGCCCACATACGGTATGTAAG ATGTTTGCTGATCTGAGGTGCTCTCCATCGTGCGCACGAGCTGGTGTTCACGGGACAGTATCAATTTGTCCACCTGATTGTTTCCATTATAAGGGGACAGTGGATGTTTTCTACAAAATTGTTAGGCAG GAAGGATTATCTGCACTTTGGAGAGGAACTAATGCTGGCTTAGCACTTGCTATTCCAACT GTTGGTATTTACTTGCCATGCTATGATATTTTTCACAACAAGTTAGAGGAGTTTACAGCACAAAAAGCTCCTGGGTTAACTCCTTATGCACCTTTAGTTGCTGGTGCTCTGGCACGCTCCCTAGCTTGTGCTAGTTGCTATCCTATTGAGCTTGCAAGAACACGAATGCAG GCATTTAAGCATCTCCATGTTGACCAAAGACCTCCAGGTGTATTTAAGACATTAGTTGATCTCATCTCCCAGGTCAAAAGTACAAGCAGCTTCAATAACAGTT TGCAAAACTACCGTTTCTTGTGGACTGGCATGGGTGCTCAGCTTGCTCGTGATGTGCCTTTCTCCGCAATCTGCTGGTCAACCCTCGAGCCA GTGAGAAGGCGGCTTCTAGGTGTAATTGGAGATGAAGCAAGTGCTGTCAGCATCTTTGCGTCAAACTTTTCTGCTGGTTTTGTTGCTGGGACccttgctgctgctgctacATGTCCACTTGATGTTGCAAAGACCCGTAGGCAAATTGAG CAAGATCCAACCAGGGCACTGAGAATGACGACAAGGCACACTCTCGTAGAAATTTGGAG GGATGGAAGGATGAAGGGCTTGTTCGCTGGTGTTGGACCCCGTGTTGGCCGTGCTGGTCCTTCTGTTGGGATTGTGGTTTCCTTTTATGAAGTCGTAAAGTACATGCTAAACCGTCAATATGCTACATCTTGA
- the LOC125216612 gene encoding mitochondrial carrier protein MTM1 isoform X2, whose protein sequence is MTKELEPWTAEQSSRIPEFNKDVSLMSGGMVIIDRVEASKNTPSSNGDVSAGRNLGFSERAFSAAGAAFLSAILVNPLDVAKTRLQAQAAGVAYSHPLSNLTTRMTYFGPHTMFADLRCSPSCARAGVHGTVSICPPDCFHYKGTVDVFYKIVRQEGLSALWRGTNAGLALAIPTVGIYLPCYDIFHNKLEEFTAQKAPGLTPYAPLVAGALARSLACASCYPIELARTRMQAFKHLHVDQRPPGVFKTLVDLISQVKSTSSFNNSLQNYRFLWTGMGAQLARDVPFSAICWSTLEPVRRRLLGVIGDEASAVSIFASNFSAGFVAGTLAAAATCPLDVAKTRRQIEQDPTRALRMTTRHTLVEIWRDGRMKGLFAGVGPRVGRAGPSVGIVVSFYEVVKYMLNRQYATS, encoded by the exons ATGACAAAAGAGCTGGAGCCATGGACGGCTGAGCAGTCCTCAAGGATTCCTGAATTTAACAAGGACGTGTCGCTGATGTCAGGAGGAATGGTCATAATTGATAGAGTTGAGGCATCCAAAAACACCCCGAGCAGCAATGGGGATGTGTCTGCGGGTAGAAACTTGGGGTTTTCGGAGCGCGCTTTCTCCGCGGCTGGTGCAGCATTTCTGTCCGCCATTCTGGTCAACCCACTTGATGTGGCTAAG ACAAGATTGCAGGCACAAGCTGCTGGAGTCGCCTATTCCCATCCATTAAGTAATCTTACCACTCGCATGACGTATTTTGGCCCACATACG ATGTTTGCTGATCTGAGGTGCTCTCCATCGTGCGCACGAGCTGGTGTTCACGGGACAGTATCAATTTGTCCACCTGATTGTTTCCATTATAAGGGGACAGTGGATGTTTTCTACAAAATTGTTAGGCAG GAAGGATTATCTGCACTTTGGAGAGGAACTAATGCTGGCTTAGCACTTGCTATTCCAACT GTTGGTATTTACTTGCCATGCTATGATATTTTTCACAACAAGTTAGAGGAGTTTACAGCACAAAAAGCTCCTGGGTTAACTCCTTATGCACCTTTAGTTGCTGGTGCTCTGGCACGCTCCCTAGCTTGTGCTAGTTGCTATCCTATTGAGCTTGCAAGAACACGAATGCAG GCATTTAAGCATCTCCATGTTGACCAAAGACCTCCAGGTGTATTTAAGACATTAGTTGATCTCATCTCCCAGGTCAAAAGTACAAGCAGCTTCAATAACAGTT TGCAAAACTACCGTTTCTTGTGGACTGGCATGGGTGCTCAGCTTGCTCGTGATGTGCCTTTCTCCGCAATCTGCTGGTCAACCCTCGAGCCA GTGAGAAGGCGGCTTCTAGGTGTAATTGGAGATGAAGCAAGTGCTGTCAGCATCTTTGCGTCAAACTTTTCTGCTGGTTTTGTTGCTGGGACccttgctgctgctgctacATGTCCACTTGATGTTGCAAAGACCCGTAGGCAAATTGAG CAAGATCCAACCAGGGCACTGAGAATGACGACAAGGCACACTCTCGTAGAAATTTGGAG GGATGGAAGGATGAAGGGCTTGTTCGCTGGTGTTGGACCCCGTGTTGGCCGTGCTGGTCCTTCTGTTGGGATTGTGGTTTCCTTTTATGAAGTCGTAAAGTACATGCTAAACCGTCAATATGCTACATCTTGA
- the LOC125211747 gene encoding RNA polymerase sigma factor sigE, chloroplastic/mitochondrial-like, whose product MFGADSFGMGFVSVSSSAARTPLEVGVKYLSRESLSRKPIVLSFQKDENKKLALITPREPVALPLETNKGNHKRLRKGKKRPERVNVALTDQASPSTSDLYYNEAAAKLEYIFNQSPTEAVVVDEVKDCRIKRRQSRRIRTGETVETEKKTVVRNQKKESRLTLEKRIALKTKKAGESVASSEKIKHRNHDEFEKTNRLVRDYSASSDLVSLDWKKMKIPPVLPSSEHAWLFKLMQPMKEILQVKKSAQKDLGKELTEGELANATNMSTVKMRKQLEVGRAARNKLIKHNLRLVLFVMNKYFQDFASGPRFQDLCQAGVKGLITGIDRFEPKRKFQLSTYSLFWIRHAIIRSMTLSSFTKVSFGLESIRADIHRTKLMLSFELQRLPTKEEIIDRVGISAERYHEVMRAAKPILSLHAKHAVTQEELINGIKDVDGVEGDQRRQPALLRLALDDVLDSLKPKESLVIRQRYGLDGKGDRTLGEIAGNLNISREMVRKHEVKALMKLKHPARVDYLHRYSF is encoded by the exons ATGTTTGGAGCTGACAGTTTTGGCATGGGATTTGTGTCTGTTTCGAGCTCTGCTGCACGAACTCCCTTGGAAGTAGGCGTCAAATATTTGTCTCGTGAATCGTTATCTAGAAAACCAATTGTATTATCATTTCAAAAGGATGAAAATAAGAAGTTAGCTCTAATTACGCCTAGGGAACCTGTTGCTTTGCCTCTGGAGACAAATAAAGGAAACCATAAGAGGTtaagaaaggggaaaaagcGGCCAGAACGAGTAAATGTGGCTTTAACTGACCAAGCATCTCCGAGTACATCAGATTTGTATTACAATGAAGCCGCTGCAAAgctggagtatatatttaatcaaagcCCTACAGAGGCTGTTGTTGTTGATGAGGTGAAAGATTGTAGGATAAAGAGAAGGCAGTCACGAAGGATAAGGACTGGAGAAACCGTGGAGACGGAGAAAAAAACTGTTGTAAGGAATCAAAAGAAGGAGAGTAGGTTGACTCTTGAGAAGAGGATTGCTCTCAAGACGAAGAAAGCAGGTGAATCCGTTGCGTCAtctgaaaaaataaaacacagaaACCATGACGAATTCGAGAAGACCAATAGGCTTGTTAGGGACTATTCAGCTTCCTCGGACTTGGTTAGCTTAGActggaagaaaatgaagatccCTCCGGTTCTTCCTTCATCTGAGCATGCCTGGCTGTTTAAGCTGATGCAACCTATGAAG GAAATCCTCCAAGTAAAGAAGAGTGCACAGAAGGATTTAGGAAAAGAGTTAACTGAAGGTGAGTTAGCAAATGCAACAAATATGAGTACTGTTAAGATGAGGAAACAATTAGAGGTTGGTCGAGCTGCCAGAAACAAGTTGATCAAG CACAACCTGCGACTTGTCTTGTTCGTCATGAATAAGTATTTTCAAGACTTCGCTAGTGGGCCACGGTTCCAAGACTTGTGTCAAGCTGGTGTAAAGGGTCTCATAACGGGTATTGACCGCTTTGAGCCAAAACGGAAGTTCCAGCTCTCAACGTATAGCCTCTTTTGGATTAGGCATGCCATTATTCGCTCCATGACGCTTTCAAGTTTCACAAAGGTGTCTTTTGGCCTTGAGTCG ATCCGAGCTGATATTCACAGAACCAAGCTAATGTTGTCGTTCGAACTTCAAAGATTGCCGACTAAAGAAGAAATTATAGATCGAGTTGGGATCTCCGCTGAAAGATACCATGAAGTAATGAGGGCAGCAAAGCCTATTCTTTCATTGCATGCAAAGCATGCTGTGACCCAGGAAGAGCTCATCAATGGAATCAAAGACGTAGATGGTGTCGAGGGAGATCAAAGAAGGCAACCTGCGCTTCTCAGGCTTGCTCTAGACGACGTG CTCGATTCTCTGAAGCCGAAGGAGAGCTTAGTGATCAGACAACGGTATGGGCTTGATGGCAAAGGAGATAGAACACTAGGAGAGATTGCAGGAAATCTCAACATTTCTCGGGAAATGGTTCGGAAGCATGAAGTGAAGGCTCTCATGAAGCTCAAGCATCCAGCTCGAGTCGATTACCTTCATCGCTACAGTTTCTAA